A window from Aquabacterium sp. NJ1 encodes these proteins:
- a CDS encoding thioesterase family protein: MSTLSQIIQSFSVAEGFNTPPNWRQGRTIYGGLSVALALQAALQAGPADLPPLKSAQILFVGPGVDGLSFKAQVLRQGKSATMIAVDGMEDDKLMLRVCFLFAHPRDSAVQHDLSAHPVVKPPAGCPRLQETAQTPSHLSNFEIRWAGPNLPVSGSEHPEFLAWVRHHDASSVDPAVALLALGDCLPPGAMACFKSFAPISSITWNLDLAMPAPSGDWFLLRSTSQRARNGYSFQTMDMWDAHDQLILAGSQTVAIFA, encoded by the coding sequence ATGAGCACACTTTCACAAATCATTCAGTCATTCTCTGTGGCGGAGGGTTTCAACACGCCCCCCAACTGGCGCCAGGGCCGCACGATCTATGGCGGCCTCTCTGTTGCGCTGGCACTCCAGGCTGCCCTGCAGGCTGGCCCGGCTGATCTGCCACCACTCAAATCTGCGCAGATTCTTTTTGTGGGCCCTGGCGTTGATGGCCTCAGCTTCAAGGCGCAGGTCTTGCGGCAAGGCAAGTCGGCCACCATGATCGCCGTGGATGGGATGGAAGACGACAAGCTCATGCTGCGGGTGTGCTTCCTGTTCGCCCACCCGCGCGACAGTGCGGTGCAGCACGACCTGAGCGCCCACCCCGTCGTCAAGCCGCCCGCTGGTTGCCCCCGCCTTCAGGAGACCGCGCAGACCCCCAGTCACCTGAGCAATTTCGAAATCCGGTGGGCCGGCCCGAATCTCCCCGTCTCGGGCAGCGAGCACCCTGAGTTCCTGGCGTGGGTTCGCCACCATGATGCTTCGAGCGTAGACCCCGCCGTTGCATTGCTCGCCTTGGGAGACTGCCTGCCGCCCGGTGCCATGGCCTGCTTCAAGTCCTTTGCGCCCATCAGTTCCATCACCTGGAATCTGGATCTGGCCATGCCCGCCCCTTCCGGTGATTGGTTCTTGCTGCGCTCGACCAGCCAACGTGCGCGTAACGGCTACTCATTCCAGACCATGGACATGTGGGACGCACACGACCAACTGATATTGGCTGGCAGCCAGACCGTGGCCATCTTCGCCTAG
- a CDS encoding TetR/AcrR family transcriptional regulator, with translation MRYGAEHKQRTHDKVVKAAADAIRLHGPDKIGVAGLMSKVGLTHGGFYAHFKSKDELIAEAIDHMFDERYETFRKCFEGVTPAEGMGQYIELYLSTRHRDRRDKGCPLVSLSGDVARLPLLARKRFEAGVARLVDAIAEVLMAMGQTDAETLAASVVSEMVGAVALSRAVPHAALAEQLLAASRGGIKKRLGLTA, from the coding sequence ATGCGATACGGAGCTGAACACAAACAACGCACGCATGACAAGGTGGTCAAGGCCGCGGCCGATGCCATCCGCTTGCACGGGCCAGACAAAATCGGCGTGGCTGGCCTGATGTCCAAGGTGGGGCTGACACACGGTGGCTTTTACGCGCACTTCAAATCGAAGGATGAATTGATTGCCGAGGCCATTGACCACATGTTCGATGAGCGCTATGAGACCTTTCGAAAGTGCTTCGAGGGCGTGACGCCGGCAGAAGGGATGGGCCAGTACATCGAGTTGTACCTCAGCACACGCCACCGTGATCGCCGTGACAAGGGCTGTCCGCTGGTCAGCTTGTCGGGGGACGTGGCCCGTCTGCCGCTGTTGGCGCGCAAGCGATTCGAAGCGGGCGTGGCCCGCCTCGTCGATGCCATCGCGGAGGTGCTGATGGCCATGGGGCAAACCGACGCTGAAACACTGGCGGCCTCGGTCGTATCCGAAATGGTGGGCGCCGTGGCTTTGTCTCGAGCCGTGCCTCATGCCGCGCTGGCCGAGCAGCTCCTGGCTGCATCTCGGGGTGGCATCAAAAAGCGCCTTGGCCTCACAGCCTAG
- a CDS encoding TetR/AcrR family transcriptional regulator, translated as MTIKAACLQAAREAIAEEGVEKLSLREVARRIGVSHQAPYKHFPSRDHLLAEVIRLCFQDFSAYLDNRELGPDPRQNLDNLGTRYLEFALDRPLEYRLMFNTPWPAPAEEVGLVRDAQHTLDILRRNLKDIYGDGKGTRVKIDLDAMMIWSVMHGLASILQSNVVQHLDMPASTKAKVPAHIFDRVRAIIGQQM; from the coding sequence TTGACCATCAAGGCCGCCTGCCTTCAGGCAGCACGAGAGGCCATCGCTGAAGAGGGTGTCGAGAAGCTGAGCCTGAGAGAGGTTGCCAGGCGGATAGGCGTCTCCCATCAGGCGCCTTACAAGCACTTCCCTTCGCGCGACCACCTGCTGGCCGAAGTGATTCGGCTGTGCTTTCAGGATTTCTCAGCCTATCTGGACAACAGGGAACTGGGCCCAGACCCCCGCCAGAATCTGGACAACCTGGGAACGCGTTATCTTGAATTTGCGCTGGATAGGCCTCTGGAGTACCGGCTCATGTTCAACACGCCCTGGCCTGCGCCTGCCGAGGAGGTGGGCCTGGTACGAGACGCACAGCACACGCTGGATATCCTTCGACGTAATCTCAAGGACATCTATGGGGATGGCAAAGGAACACGCGTCAAGATCGACCTGGACGCCATGATGATCTGGTCTGTCATGCATGGCCTGGCATCCATTCTGCAATCCAATGTGGTGCAACATCTCGACATGCCGGCTTCCACCAAAGCCAAGGTACCCGCTCACATTTTCGATCGGGTCCGCGCCATCATCGGCCAACAGATGTGA
- a CDS encoding response regulator transcription factor, whose protein sequence is MNSPACVEAKADRRLRVALIEDELEVRHRLAKAISATDRFELWFESGSVRGAQEWISSCPFSQWPDVWLVDIGLPDGSGLTVIKEVMFAQPSSLALVMSPIADDASIIAAIRAGAMGFVNKHAGDARLLEHLEQAADGGALIPPHIAGRLLDCFKRSMSGDTTVTAHGSSTLTTPDLWGQANAGATLTIREKAVLDGLAHGYGYEEAAQRLQISLNTLRNHVRGIYTKLGVHSKVDAINEARKRRWLEPT, encoded by the coding sequence ATGAACAGCCCCGCCTGTGTAGAAGCCAAGGCAGATCGGCGCCTGCGCGTTGCGCTGATTGAGGATGAACTGGAAGTGCGGCACAGGTTGGCCAAGGCCATCTCCGCGACAGACCGCTTCGAACTCTGGTTTGAATCGGGCTCGGTGAGAGGCGCACAGGAATGGATATCGTCATGTCCCTTTTCACAGTGGCCTGACGTCTGGCTGGTGGACATCGGGCTACCCGATGGCTCCGGCTTGACCGTGATCAAGGAGGTGATGTTCGCGCAGCCGAGCTCCCTCGCGCTGGTGATGTCGCCCATTGCCGATGATGCGTCCATCATCGCGGCCATTCGAGCAGGCGCGATGGGGTTTGTGAACAAGCACGCCGGCGACGCGCGGCTGCTGGAGCACCTGGAACAAGCAGCTGATGGTGGCGCCCTGATCCCCCCTCATATCGCGGGTCGTCTGCTTGACTGCTTCAAGCGAAGCATGTCGGGCGACACGACCGTTACAGCGCATGGGTCGAGCACCTTGACCACACCGGATCTCTGGGGCCAGGCGAATGCTGGTGCCACGCTGACCATCAGAGAGAAAGCCGTGCTGGATGGGTTGGCGCACGGTTATGGCTATGAGGAGGCCGCGCAACGACTTCAGATTTCCCTGAACACCTTGCGCAACCACGTGCGTGGCATCTACACAAAGCTGGGTGTTCACTCGAAGGTCGACGCCATCAACGAGGCGCGCAAACGGCGCTGGCTGGAACCGACCTAG
- a CDS encoding OmpW family protein produces the protein MSRLRHLALLATLTCLGAGTTRAETIEEALAGISLKPTRTLYWRAGYTTLKPNNHNKDVKEVGPRVVQYGDEFTPGLDPQYAQALQLLSNGIRADHPDAYAGQGLGIPDGLSVKARRTSGFTVTMGHYLSDDHKWAVEAYVLGQPFQIAAYGTGRIGGQGSDGVDLGRVITTKALGPIAYLKYTAGHADAWLRPSIGVGGYYIAFFDTRASRTLEDYSGGDTRVHIKNAYGPASFIGADLKMPEGWTLNATLGYLWLKTEATSTTQTDPAKIAVSPALTQSAKDLGPNTLTAIQIINGTTFNTANLVPAITAQLASARTPPGQTPTLGSYTRSIVTQLNPWLLTVSIGRDF, from the coding sequence ATGTCGAGGCTGCGTCACCTTGCGTTGCTGGCAACACTGACCTGCCTCGGCGCAGGCACCACGCGTGCGGAGACCATCGAAGAGGCGCTCGCGGGGATCAGCCTCAAACCCACACGCACCCTGTATTGGCGAGCGGGCTACACCACCTTGAAGCCCAATAACCACAACAAGGACGTCAAAGAGGTCGGCCCCCGCGTCGTCCAGTATGGCGATGAGTTCACGCCGGGCCTGGATCCGCAATACGCCCAAGCGTTGCAGCTTCTTTCCAATGGCATCCGTGCCGACCACCCCGACGCCTATGCGGGTCAGGGTCTTGGCATACCGGACGGTTTGAGCGTCAAGGCGCGGCGCACCAGTGGCTTCACAGTCACCATGGGCCACTACCTCAGCGACGATCACAAGTGGGCCGTTGAGGCTTACGTGCTGGGCCAACCCTTCCAGATCGCCGCATACGGAACCGGACGCATCGGTGGGCAAGGCAGTGACGGCGTCGACCTGGGCCGCGTCATCACGACCAAGGCCCTTGGGCCGATTGCGTACCTCAAATACACGGCCGGCCATGCGGACGCCTGGCTTCGGCCATCCATTGGCGTCGGGGGGTACTACATCGCCTTCTTCGATACGCGCGCGTCCAGGACGCTGGAGGACTACTCCGGGGGCGATACCCGCGTTCACATCAAGAACGCGTATGGCCCGGCCAGCTTCATTGGAGCCGATCTCAAGATGCCGGAAGGCTGGACCTTGAACGCGACCTTGGGCTATCTGTGGCTCAAGACGGAAGCCACGTCGACCACGCAGACCGATCCCGCCAAGATCGCGGTCAGCCCCGCGTTGACGCAATCTGCCAAGGACCTCGGCCCCAATACGCTGACGGCCATTCAAATCATCAACGGCACGACCTTCAACACGGCCAACCTCGTCCCGGCCATCACGGCACAGCTGGCGTCTGCACGCACGCCACCAGGTCAGACACCCACACTGGGAAGCTATACACGCTCCATCGTCACCCAACTCAATCCGTGGCTTCTCACGGTGAGCATCGGGCGCGACTTCTAG
- a CDS encoding PEP-CTERM sorting domain-containing protein, with the protein MRYTSFKPLLAAFAAALSCAAHASGPAYTFTDGSGILTFTSNSLAALNTAGVTVTAAAPASFDGSKITMTSDDAHVVWNDKFDIQSMTGYGGFTLTSSTTKGAQVVLTNIQLDPTAAIVYADAVTSSFSNSFGAYQGKTISHMALFSGNLVGSSNIVASGGNVNTAIQNLALSSVSIPELGNALGVPTFIQQALFPSINFGQIALVGTFKPTVAVPEPSTYALMGIGLVGLTLTQRRRARK; encoded by the coding sequence ATGCGATACACGTCGTTCAAACCACTCCTCGCTGCGTTTGCAGCTGCACTGAGCTGCGCAGCACATGCGTCCGGCCCTGCTTATACCTTCACCGATGGCAGCGGCATCCTGACCTTCACGTCGAACTCGCTGGCCGCCCTCAATACAGCTGGCGTGACGGTGACGGCCGCTGCACCCGCCTCCTTCGATGGCAGCAAGATCACGATGACATCCGACGATGCGCACGTGGTCTGGAACGACAAGTTCGACATCCAGTCGATGACGGGCTACGGTGGTTTCACGCTGACATCGTCCACCACCAAGGGCGCGCAGGTCGTGCTGACCAACATCCAGCTGGACCCCACTGCGGCCATTGTCTATGCCGACGCGGTCACCTCGTCCTTCTCGAACTCCTTCGGGGCATACCAAGGCAAGACCATCTCGCACATGGCCCTGTTCTCGGGCAACCTGGTCGGCAGCAGCAACATCGTGGCCTCTGGCGGGAACGTGAACACGGCCATCCAGAACCTCGCGCTGTCCAGCGTGTCCATCCCTGAACTCGGCAACGCGCTGGGTGTCCCGACCTTTATCCAGCAGGCCCTGTTCCCCAGCATCAACTTCGGTCAGATTGCTTTGGTAGGCACGTTCAAACCCACGGTGGCCGTGCCTGAACCATCGACCTATGCCTTGATGGGCATCGGCCTCGTGGGCTTGACCTTGACCCAACGTCGGCGCGCACGCAAGTAA
- a CDS encoding PEP-CTERM sorting domain-containing protein codes for MSRDVQQALAVSGIEVSASGKATEVGTGVFNLQVTQSTMDIKLLPPALSLLGAEVAGSSLDFYNTLSHTKASLANLGIDFNTHIVSGDIISAAGTSRADLLTFSVTQPLTFSLKDGISFRLGLGDIHFTQDAAQRFATAMSLPDFMVPVLTQIDFGTIDNKVVPWFRTPVAAVPEPTTACMLLIGCAGIAATIGRRKHALGMATGKAGSV; via the coding sequence ATGAGCAGAGACGTCCAACAAGCCTTGGCCGTATCGGGCATTGAGGTGTCTGCCAGCGGCAAGGCCACCGAAGTCGGGACGGGTGTGTTCAATTTGCAGGTGACCCAAAGCACCATGGACATCAAGCTCCTGCCACCCGCGCTCAGCCTTCTGGGCGCAGAGGTGGCCGGTTCATCCCTGGACTTCTACAACACGCTGTCGCACACCAAAGCCAGCCTGGCCAACTTGGGGATCGACTTCAACACGCATATCGTGAGCGGGGACATCATCAGTGCGGCGGGCACAAGCCGAGCCGACTTGCTCACCTTCTCGGTCACGCAACCCCTGACCTTCAGCCTGAAAGATGGCATCTCGTTCAGACTGGGCCTGGGCGACATCCATTTCACACAGGATGCGGCCCAGCGGTTTGCCACCGCGATGAGCCTGCCTGACTTCATGGTGCCGGTGCTCACGCAGATTGACTTCGGCACCATCGACAACAAAGTTGTCCCATGGTTCAGGACGCCCGTCGCGGCTGTGCCCGAGCCGACCACAGCTTGCATGCTGCTCATCGGCTGCGCGGGCATCGCCGCCACCATCGGCCGGCGAAAGCATGCGCTTGGCATGGCCACGGGCAAGGCAGGGAGCGTCTGA